From a region of the Bacillota bacterium genome:
- a CDS encoding dockerin type I repeat-containing protein, protein MRRWLWGVLLVGLSALAFAQSDQCVSKLSIHLIGSYTEGAKRIIAAKPTVIKVLDPQASAGMREAMRDYKRRHPKGLVVVRVWERTSGLRYRLEDDPVQSADDFWNRVLRPAMDALSASDRRLVDFLEGPNECENTPCWESVEGARWFGRFWERLAERIAQAGFRPCVGSIPVGNPGGNISEIRAKLEAFLPALRAAKRFNGAWSYHSYSIDYTTDPTVEYWFSLRYRIFYEYLRERHPDLANLPMILTEGGIDRAGNPNQDGWRARGDAAKFQKWLLWYDSELKKDPYVLGVTLFQIGDPSGWWSFDVEPIAQWLADVIANKPRSLRNPVLNGDFELGFTNISGETVANGWNTWDAGTVNPLWPGSAHFWQVGGVPGSAQRIISGQIAGQSFRGGVYQVVEVVPGVPYRLTFDYLSAGTNDPGAGQEFRIGYDLSGSTDPTNPGIVWLLSTSVPSFAWRRVDTTVVPTGQRLTLWTWCGLYWPVATTTLDVDNFSLVAQPMLLGRVTLGDYTGEYRCQEVQVQIRNRTGVTVWQGRLPLSVHGEFEVVYETNIPAGMYDVAVRGAHWLQQVVRGVSLPGAVVNVELVNGDIDGDNEVTLFDFGALVQAFGSMPGDAHWNPNADLDGDGEVSLFDFGVLVKCFGEVGEG, encoded by the coding sequence ATGAGGCGATGGCTGTGGGGAGTGCTGCTGGTGGGGCTGAGCGCGCTGGCGTTCGCGCAATCTGACCAGTGCGTGAGCAAACTGAGTATTCATCTCATCGGCAGCTACACCGAAGGGGCGAAGCGTATTATCGCCGCCAAACCCACGGTGATTAAAGTGCTGGACCCGCAGGCGTCGGCGGGAATGCGCGAGGCGATGCGCGATTATAAACGACGGCATCCGAAAGGGCTGGTGGTGGTGCGGGTATGGGAGCGGACGTCCGGCTTGCGCTACCGGCTGGAGGATGACCCTGTGCAAAGCGCGGATGACTTCTGGAACCGCGTGCTGCGCCCCGCCATGGACGCGCTATCGGCATCGGACCGTCGGTTGGTCGATTTTCTGGAGGGGCCCAACGAGTGCGAGAACACTCCCTGCTGGGAGAGTGTGGAGGGCGCGCGGTGGTTCGGCAGGTTCTGGGAGCGACTGGCAGAGCGCATCGCGCAGGCGGGTTTTCGCCCGTGCGTGGGGAGCATCCCTGTTGGCAATCCGGGCGGCAACATCAGTGAAATCCGCGCCAAGCTCGAGGCGTTTCTGCCCGCGCTGCGCGCGGCGAAGCGGTTCAACGGGGCGTGGAGCTACCATTCGTACTCCATCGACTACACGACAGACCCTACCGTTGAATACTGGTTTAGCCTGCGGTATCGCATCTTCTACGAGTATCTGCGGGAGCGGCATCCCGACCTGGCGAACCTGCCGATGATTCTGACCGAGGGTGGCATTGACCGCGCAGGCAACCCCAATCAAGACGGCTGGCGTGCCCGGGGCGACGCGGCGAAGTTCCAGAAGTGGTTGCTGTGGTATGACAGCGAGCTGAAGAAAGACCCCTATGTGCTGGGAGTGACTCTATTTCAAATCGGTGACCCCAGCGGCTGGTGGTCGTTTGACGTCGAGCCGATTGCGCAGTGGCTGGCGGATGTGATTGCGAACAAACCGCGCTCGCTGCGCAACCCCGTGCTGAACGGGGACTTCGAACTGGGCTTTACAAACATCTCCGGGGAGACCGTTGCCAACGGGTGGAACACCTGGGACGCGGGCACGGTCAACCCGCTTTGGCCAGGTAGCGCGCACTTCTGGCAGGTGGGCGGGGTGCCGGGCAGCGCACAGCGTATTATCAGCGGGCAGATAGCCGGGCAGTCCTTTCGCGGAGGAGTGTATCAGGTGGTGGAGGTGGTGCCCGGCGTGCCCTATCGTCTGACGTTCGACTATCTGTCCGCTGGCACGAACGACCCGGGCGCCGGACAGGAGTTCCGGATAGGTTACGACCTGAGCGGAAGCACCGACCCCACCAACCCCGGCATTGTGTGGCTGCTTTCCACCAGCGTGCCTTCCTTTGCGTGGCGCAGGGTGGATACGACTGTTGTGCCGACGGGTCAACGGCTCACCTTGTGGACATGGTGTGGACTCTACTGGCCTGTCGCGACGACCACTCTGGATGTGGATAATTTCTCTCTTGTGGCGCAGCCGATGCTACTTGGCAGGGTGACGCTGGGCGATTACACGGGCGAATACCGCTGCCAGGAGGTGCAGGTTCAGATACGCAATCGCACGGGAGTAACGGTCTGGCAGGGAAGACTGCCGCTCTCCGTGCATGGCGAGTTTGAGGTGGTCTACGAAACGAATATACCCGCGGGTATGTACGATGTCGCCGTTCGGGGCGCGCACTGGCTGCAGCAGGTGGTGCGCGGTGTGTCGCTACCCGGTGCGGTGGTGAATGTGGAACTGGTGAATGGGGATATCGATGGAGATAATGAGGTCACGCTGTTTGACTTTGGCGCACTGGTGCAGGCGTTTGGCAGCATGCCGGGCGACGCACACTGGAACCCAAACGCCGACCTGGACGGCGATGGGGAAGTGAGCCTGTTTGATTTTGGAGTGCTGGTGAAGTGCTTTGGAGAAGTGGGTGAGGGCTGA
- a CDS encoding DUF512 domain-containing protein translates to MSELLVRSYRGLVIARVEPGSLAEEMGLRPGDAVLSVNGRRVMDTLDYRFHATEPYVELTILRGEERLTLAVEKEPYDLLGVEFENDLSDKIHTCNNKCVFCFIHQMPKGMRRSLYLRDDDFRLSFMYGNYVTLTNVSEEEFQRILEQKLTPMYVSVHATDPELRARLLGKREPTPILPILQRLHDGGIDVHAQIVLCPGWNDGDALRQTLYELALLHPTISGRRAGTLSVAIVPVGLTRFRDRLTPLTAPDRAYAQRFICEVRALERQFRQRLGTRFAFLSDEWFFLAEHPIPGRRYYEDFPQLEDGVGTVRLFLDRAYDVARRLPEQLAHPVQMTLVTGELPAQVIHHFARTLQRVQGVELNVCVVKNRFFGGTVSVAGLLTAQDIADALGQFPTYPTVVLPSICLRDNTLFLDDVTVEQFEAQIGRRVIVVEPHPAALWRAIRRSQSKWSG, encoded by the coding sequence ATGTCGGAACTGCTGGTGCGTTCGTATCGTGGGCTGGTTATCGCCCGCGTCGAGCCGGGCAGCCTCGCCGAGGAGATGGGTCTGCGACCGGGCGATGCGGTGCTATCGGTGAACGGCAGGCGTGTGATGGACACGCTGGACTACCGCTTCCACGCCACTGAGCCATACGTGGAGCTGACCATCCTGCGCGGTGAGGAAAGGCTTACTCTGGCTGTCGAGAAGGAACCGTACGACCTGCTGGGGGTGGAGTTCGAAAACGACCTTTCGGACAAGATACACACCTGCAACAACAAGTGCGTCTTCTGTTTCATCCATCAGATGCCCAAGGGGATGCGCCGCTCGCTTTACCTGAGGGATGATGACTTTCGGCTCTCGTTTATGTACGGTAACTACGTGACGCTGACCAACGTGAGCGAGGAGGAGTTCCAGCGCATTCTCGAACAGAAGCTGACGCCGATGTACGTTTCCGTACACGCCACCGACCCCGAGTTACGGGCGCGGCTGCTGGGAAAGCGTGAGCCGACGCCCATCCTGCCCATTTTACAACGGCTTCATGACGGCGGCATCGACGTGCACGCCCAAATCGTGCTGTGCCCGGGCTGGAACGATGGCGACGCCCTGCGCCAGACACTGTACGAGCTGGCATTGCTGCATCCCACCATCAGCGGCAGGCGGGCAGGCACGCTGTCGGTGGCGATTGTGCCGGTAGGGCTAACCCGGTTTCGCGACAGGCTCACGCCGCTCACTGCACCCGACCGGGCATATGCCCAAAGGTTTATTTGCGAAGTGCGCGCACTGGAACGGCAATTCCGCCAACGCCTGGGTACGCGCTTCGCCTTCCTGTCCGATGAGTGGTTCTTCCTGGCAGAGCACCCCATTCCCGGTCGGCGGTATTACGAGGACTTCCCGCAGCTGGAGGACGGCGTGGGCACGGTCAGGCTGTTTCTCGACCGCGCGTATGATGTAGCCCGCCGCCTGCCAGAGCAACTGGCTCACCCTGTTCAGATGACTCTGGTCACCGGTGAACTGCCAGCGCAGGTGATTCACCACTTCGCACGCACGCTGCAACGCGTACAGGGAGTGGAACTGAACGTCTGCGTGGTCAAAAACCGCTTCTTTGGGGGGACGGTGAGCGTGGCGGGCTTGCTGACTGCGCAGGACATCGCCGACGCGCTGGGGCAGTTCCCCACCTATCCAACGGTAGTGCTGCCTTCTATCTGCTTGCGGGACAACACACTGTTTCTGGACGACGTAACGGTAGAGCAGTTTGAAGCGCAGATTGGGCGCAGGGTCATCGTGGTGGAACCGCATCCGGCAGCGCTTTGGCGAGCAATCCGCCGTTCTCAAAGCAAATGGTCGGGGTGA
- a CDS encoding HAD family hydrolase: MEIIRDDIPRGHIRFALFDFDGTLSLIREGWQQVMVPMMVEVLLRETSTTETPEELTRIVREFVDRLTGKQTIYQMIQLCEEIEKRGGKPRDPLEYKWEYLHRLWERIKHRVEGLKNGTIPPDEMLVPGSRDLLENLKRRGVRMYLASGTDEVYVLDEAAALKIDHYFEGIHGAIDDYKRFSKAMVIQHIIETHSLSGKEFAGFGDGFVEIENTKAVGGIAVGVASDEVRKEGVNEWKRNRLIGAGADIIVPEFREQEKLVAYLFGEWGSDSS, from the coding sequence ATCGAAATCATACGGGATGATATCCCGCGCGGGCATATCCGCTTCGCGCTGTTCGACTTCGATGGAACGCTTTCCCTCATCCGCGAGGGATGGCAACAGGTCATGGTGCCGATGATGGTGGAGGTGCTTCTGCGCGAAACCAGCACGACCGAGACGCCGGAGGAGCTTACTCGCATCGTGCGCGAGTTCGTCGACCGACTGACGGGCAAGCAGACCATCTACCAGATGATTCAGTTGTGCGAGGAGATTGAAAAGCGCGGCGGCAAACCGCGCGACCCGCTGGAGTACAAATGGGAGTATTTGCATCGCCTGTGGGAGCGCATCAAGCACCGGGTGGAAGGCTTGAAGAACGGCACCATTCCCCCCGACGAGATGCTGGTTCCCGGATCGCGCGACCTTCTGGAGAACCTGAAGCGGCGTGGTGTGCGGATGTATCTCGCCAGCGGCACCGACGAGGTGTACGTGCTGGACGAAGCCGCGGCGTTGAAAATAGACCATTACTTTGAGGGCATCCACGGCGCCATCGATGATTACAAACGCTTCTCCAAGGCGATGGTCATCCAGCACATCATCGAGACACATTCCCTGTCGGGCAAGGAGTTTGCCGGTTTTGGAGACGGCTTCGTCGAGATTGAGAACACGAAGGCGGTGGGCGGTATCGCCGTCGGCGTGGCTTCCGACGAGGTTCGCAAAGAGGGAGTGAACGAGTGGAAGCGCAACCGCCTGATTGGCGCGGGCGCGGACATCATCGTACCCGAGTTCCGCGAGCAGGAGAAACTGGTCGCATACCTGTTTGGGGAGTGGGGCTCGGACTCAAGCTGA